In Cygnus olor isolate bCygOlo1 chromosome 12, bCygOlo1.pri.v2, whole genome shotgun sequence, one DNA window encodes the following:
- the KIFC3 gene encoding kinesin-like protein KIFC3 isoform X17 — MAGPCLWPDLTAKESLLPPESRMRPEMSQEGGTDLEKHRDLLAAENERLRQEMKAREGELRELRRQQAQCRGCTHLQENAGLQERLSQLQREAEEARAKLAELDVEVQQKTNRLAEVELRLKDSLAERAEEEERLSRRLRDSQETIASLKSQPQQIKYIIKTVEVESTKAKQALSESQSRNQYLQEQVGMQRQVLKEMEQQLQNSQKTAAQLRAQIAMYESELERAHGQMLEEMQAMEDEKNRAIEEAFSRAQVEMKAVHENLAGVRTNLLTLQPALRTLTHDYNSLKRQVRDFPLLLQETLRSARAEIGQAIEEVNNTNRELLRKYRRELQLRKKCHNELVRLKGNIRVFGRVRPITKEDGEGPEAANAVTFDANDDAVLHLLHKGKQVSFELDKVFPPQASQEEVFQEVQALVTSCIDGYNVCIFAYGQTGAGKTYTMEGTSANPGINQRALQLLFSEVRSKASDWDYAITVSVAEIYNEALRDLLGKEPQEKLEIKLCPDGSGQLYVPGLTEFRVQSVEDINKVFEFGHVKRVTECTNLNEHSSRSHALLIVTVHGLDRSTGLRTTGKLNLVDLAGSERVGRSGAEGSRLREAQYINKSLSALGDVIYALRSRQGHVPFRNSKLTYLLQDSLSGDSKTLMMVQVSPAEKNTSETLCSLKFAERVRSVELGPISRKAELASWPSQEQLEVTKGDVSGTAISSSRGHASPSPGPPSGRATSIRRKLQTSGKLRPVPV, encoded by the exons GGCGGCACGGACCTGGAGAAGCACCGGGACCTGCTGGCAGCCGAGAACGAGCGCCTGCGGCAGGAGATGAAGGCACGTGAGGgggagctgcgggagctgcgGCGGCAGCAGGCACAGTGCAGGGGCTGCACCCACCTCCAA GAGAATGCCGGGCTGCAGGAGCggctgtcccagctgcagcgggaggcagaggaggcacGGGCcaagctggcagagctggacGTGGAGGTGCAGCAGAAGACGAACCGCCTGGCTGAGGTGGAGCTGCGGCTCAAGGACTCGCTGGCCGAGAGagccgaggaggaggagcggcTCAGCCGGCGGCTGCGGGACAGCCAGGAGACTATTGCCAGCCTCAagtcccagccccagcagatAAAG TACATCATCAAGACAGTGGAGGTGGAGTCAACCAAGGCGAAGCAGGCCTTGTCAGAGAGCCAGTCCCGAAACCAGtacctgcaggagcaggtggggatgcagaggcaggtgctgaaggagatggagcagcagctgcagaactcCCAGAagacagcagctcagctccGGGCCCAG ATTGCAATGTATGAGTCTGAGCTGGAGCGGGCCCACGGGCAGATGCTGGAGGAGATGCAGGCAATGGAGGATGAGAAAAACCGTGCCATTGAAGAGGCGTTTTCCCGCGCCCAAGTGGAGATGAAGGCGGTGCACGAAAACCTAGCAG GTGTCCGGACCAACCTGCTGACGCTGCAGCCAGCGCTGCGTACCCTCACCCATGACTACAACAGCCTGAAGAGGCAGGTCCGGGacttccccctgctcctccaggaGACCCTGCGGAGCGCCAGGGCTGAG ATCGGCCAGGCCATCGAGGAGGTGAACAACACCAACCGGGAGCTGCTGCGGAAGTACCGTCGAGAGCTGCAGCTCCGCAAGAAGTGCCACAATGAGCTGGTGCGGCTGAAAG GAAACATCCGTGTCTTCGGTCGGGTCCGTCCCATCACTAAGGAGGACGGTGAGGGTCCGGAGGCAGCCAATGCGGTGACGTTCGATGCCAACGATGATGCCGTCCTTCACCTCCTGCACAAGGGGAAGCAGGTGTCCTTTGAGCTGGACAAGGTCTTTCCACCGCAGGCGTCCCAGGAGGAG GTGTTTCAAGAGGTTCAGGCCCTGGTTACTTCCTGCATTGATGGCTACAATGTCTGCATATTTGCCTACGGACAGACAGGGGCAGGAAAAACGTACACAATGGAG GGAACCTCTGCAAACCCGGGGATCAACCAGCgggccctgcagctgctcttctctgagGTGCGGAGCAAGGCATCTGACTGGGACTACGCCATCACTGTCAGCGTGGCTGAGATTTACAACGAGGCGCTCAG GGacctgctggggaaggagccccAGGAGAAGCTGGAGATCAAACTGTGCCCTGATGGCAGTGGGCAGCTCTATGTGCCCGGGCTGACCGAGTTCAGGGTGCAGAGCGTGGAGGACATCAACAAg GTCTTTGAGTTTGGCCATGTCAAGCGGGTGACAGAGTGCACCAACCTGAACGAGCACAGCTCCCGCTCTCATGCTCTCCTCATCGTCACTGTCCACGGCCTCGACCGCAGCACGGGACTGCGCACCACAG GGAAGTTGAACCTGGTGGACCTGGCCGGCTCGGAGCGCGTCGGGCGGTCAGGCGCAGAGGGCAGCCGGCTCCGCGAGGCGCAGTACATCAACAAGTCACTATCGGCGCTGGGGGACGTGATCTATGCCCTGCGCTCCCGGCAGGGCCACGTGCCCTTCCGCAACTCTAAGCTGACCTACCTGCTGCAGGACTCGCTCAGCGGGGACAGCAAGACCCTCATGATGGTGCAG gtcTCCCCCGCCGAGAAGAACACCAGCGAGACACTGTGTTCCCTGAAGTTCGCAGAGAGGGTTCGCTCTGTGGAGCTCGGCCCCATCTCACGCAAGGCTGAGCTGGCGTCCTGGCCCAgtcaggagcagctggaggtaaccaag GGGGACGTGTCAGGGACTGCAATATCCTCCAGCCGGGGCCATGCATCGCCCAGCCCAGGGCCACCCAGTGGCCGTGCTACCTCCATCCGCAGGAAGCTCCAGACCTCAG GGAAGCTGAGGCCAGTCCCTGTGTGA
- the KIFC3 gene encoding kinesin-like protein KIFC3 isoform X12 — MNLEKAGGRFCSGKRASLPAPRPFPVIQKVVASMAHLQEEKLRLQEELLALQEKLAAQKSEELAVSVQLQGQVENLKANLLDQAQEISRLRSELQGGTDLEKHRDLLAAENERLRQEMKAREGELRELRRQQAQCRGCTHLQENAGLQERLSQLQREAEEARAKLAELDVEVQQKTNRLAEVELRLKDSLAERAEEEERLSRRLRDSQETIASLKSQPQQIKYIIKTVEVESTKAKQALSESQSRNQYLQEQVGMQRQVLKEMEQQLQNSQKTAAQLRAQIAMYESELERAHGQMLEEMQAMEDEKNRAIEEAFSRAQVEMKAVHENLAGVRTNLLTLQPALRTLTHDYNSLKRQVRDFPLLLQETLRSARAEIGQAIEEVNNTNRELLRKYRRELQLRKKCHNELVRLKGNIRVFGRVRPITKEDGEGPEAANAVTFDANDDAVLHLLHKGKQVSFELDKVFPPQASQEEVFQEVQALVTSCIDGYNVCIFAYGQTGAGKTYTMEGTSANPGINQRALQLLFSEVRSKASDWDYAITVSVAEIYNEALRDLLGKEPQEKLEIKLCPDGSGQLYVPGLTEFRVQSVEDINKVFEFGHVKRVTECTNLNEHSSRSHALLIVTVHGLDRSTGLRTTGKLNLVDLAGSERVGRSGAEGSRLREAQYINKSLSALGDVIYALRSRQGHVPFRNSKLTYLLQDSLSGDSKTLMMVQVSPAEKNTSETLCSLKFAERVRSVELGPISRKAELASWPSQEQLEGDVSGTAISSSRGHASPSPGPPSGRATSIRRKLQTSGKLRPVPV; from the exons GTTGAAAACTTGAAGGCGAATCTCCTGGACCAAGCCCAGGAAATCAGCAGGCTGCGCTCAGAGCTG CAGGGCGGCACGGACCTGGAGAAGCACCGGGACCTGCTGGCAGCCGAGAACGAGCGCCTGCGGCAGGAGATGAAGGCACGTGAGGgggagctgcgggagctgcgGCGGCAGCAGGCACAGTGCAGGGGCTGCACCCACCTCCAA GAGAATGCCGGGCTGCAGGAGCggctgtcccagctgcagcgggaggcagaggaggcacGGGCcaagctggcagagctggacGTGGAGGTGCAGCAGAAGACGAACCGCCTGGCTGAGGTGGAGCTGCGGCTCAAGGACTCGCTGGCCGAGAGagccgaggaggaggagcggcTCAGCCGGCGGCTGCGGGACAGCCAGGAGACTATTGCCAGCCTCAagtcccagccccagcagatAAAG TACATCATCAAGACAGTGGAGGTGGAGTCAACCAAGGCGAAGCAGGCCTTGTCAGAGAGCCAGTCCCGAAACCAGtacctgcaggagcaggtggggatgcagaggcaggtgctgaaggagatggagcagcagctgcagaactcCCAGAagacagcagctcagctccGGGCCCAG ATTGCAATGTATGAGTCTGAGCTGGAGCGGGCCCACGGGCAGATGCTGGAGGAGATGCAGGCAATGGAGGATGAGAAAAACCGTGCCATTGAAGAGGCGTTTTCCCGCGCCCAAGTGGAGATGAAGGCGGTGCACGAAAACCTAGCAG GTGTCCGGACCAACCTGCTGACGCTGCAGCCAGCGCTGCGTACCCTCACCCATGACTACAACAGCCTGAAGAGGCAGGTCCGGGacttccccctgctcctccaggaGACCCTGCGGAGCGCCAGGGCTGAG ATCGGCCAGGCCATCGAGGAGGTGAACAACACCAACCGGGAGCTGCTGCGGAAGTACCGTCGAGAGCTGCAGCTCCGCAAGAAGTGCCACAATGAGCTGGTGCGGCTGAAAG GAAACATCCGTGTCTTCGGTCGGGTCCGTCCCATCACTAAGGAGGACGGTGAGGGTCCGGAGGCAGCCAATGCGGTGACGTTCGATGCCAACGATGATGCCGTCCTTCACCTCCTGCACAAGGGGAAGCAGGTGTCCTTTGAGCTGGACAAGGTCTTTCCACCGCAGGCGTCCCAGGAGGAG GTGTTTCAAGAGGTTCAGGCCCTGGTTACTTCCTGCATTGATGGCTACAATGTCTGCATATTTGCCTACGGACAGACAGGGGCAGGAAAAACGTACACAATGGAG GGAACCTCTGCAAACCCGGGGATCAACCAGCgggccctgcagctgctcttctctgagGTGCGGAGCAAGGCATCTGACTGGGACTACGCCATCACTGTCAGCGTGGCTGAGATTTACAACGAGGCGCTCAG GGacctgctggggaaggagccccAGGAGAAGCTGGAGATCAAACTGTGCCCTGATGGCAGTGGGCAGCTCTATGTGCCCGGGCTGACCGAGTTCAGGGTGCAGAGCGTGGAGGACATCAACAAg GTCTTTGAGTTTGGCCATGTCAAGCGGGTGACAGAGTGCACCAACCTGAACGAGCACAGCTCCCGCTCTCATGCTCTCCTCATCGTCACTGTCCACGGCCTCGACCGCAGCACGGGACTGCGCACCACAG GGAAGTTGAACCTGGTGGACCTGGCCGGCTCGGAGCGCGTCGGGCGGTCAGGCGCAGAGGGCAGCCGGCTCCGCGAGGCGCAGTACATCAACAAGTCACTATCGGCGCTGGGGGACGTGATCTATGCCCTGCGCTCCCGGCAGGGCCACGTGCCCTTCCGCAACTCTAAGCTGACCTACCTGCTGCAGGACTCGCTCAGCGGGGACAGCAAGACCCTCATGATGGTGCAG gtcTCCCCCGCCGAGAAGAACACCAGCGAGACACTGTGTTCCCTGAAGTTCGCAGAGAGGGTTCGCTCTGTGGAGCTCGGCCCCATCTCACGCAAGGCTGAGCTGGCGTCCTGGCCCAgtcaggagcagctggag GGGGACGTGTCAGGGACTGCAATATCCTCCAGCCGGGGCCATGCATCGCCCAGCCCAGGGCCACCCAGTGGCCGTGCTACCTCCATCCGCAGGAAGCTCCAGACCTCAG GGAAGCTGAGGCCAGTCCCTGTGTGA
- the KIFC3 gene encoding kinesin-like protein KIFC3 isoform X16 — protein MAGPCLWPDLTAKESLLPPESRMRPEMSQEQGGTDLEKHRDLLAAENERLRQEMKAREGELRELRRQQAQCRGCTHLQENAGLQERLSQLQREAEEARAKLAELDVEVQQKTNRLAEVELRLKDSLAERAEEEERLSRRLRDSQETIASLKSQPQQIKYIIKTVEVESTKAKQALSESQSRNQYLQEQVGMQRQVLKEMEQQLQNSQKTAAQLRAQIAMYESELERAHGQMLEEMQAMEDEKNRAIEEAFSRAQVEMKAVHENLAGVRTNLLTLQPALRTLTHDYNSLKRQVRDFPLLLQETLRSARAEIGQAIEEVNNTNRELLRKYRRELQLRKKCHNELVRLKGNIRVFGRVRPITKEDGEGPEAANAVTFDANDDAVLHLLHKGKQVSFELDKVFPPQASQEEVFQEVQALVTSCIDGYNVCIFAYGQTGAGKTYTMEGTSANPGINQRALQLLFSEVRSKASDWDYAITVSVAEIYNEALRDLLGKEPQEKLEIKLCPDGSGQLYVPGLTEFRVQSVEDINKVFEFGHVKRVTECTNLNEHSSRSHALLIVTVHGLDRSTGLRTTGKLNLVDLAGSERVGRSGAEGSRLREAQYINKSLSALGDVIYALRSRQGHVPFRNSKLTYLLQDSLSGDSKTLMMVQVSPAEKNTSETLCSLKFAERVRSVELGPISRKAELASWPSQEQLEVTKGDVSGTAISSSRGHASPSPGPPSGRATSIRRKLQTSGKLRPVPV, from the exons CAGGGCGGCACGGACCTGGAGAAGCACCGGGACCTGCTGGCAGCCGAGAACGAGCGCCTGCGGCAGGAGATGAAGGCACGTGAGGgggagctgcgggagctgcgGCGGCAGCAGGCACAGTGCAGGGGCTGCACCCACCTCCAA GAGAATGCCGGGCTGCAGGAGCggctgtcccagctgcagcgggaggcagaggaggcacGGGCcaagctggcagagctggacGTGGAGGTGCAGCAGAAGACGAACCGCCTGGCTGAGGTGGAGCTGCGGCTCAAGGACTCGCTGGCCGAGAGagccgaggaggaggagcggcTCAGCCGGCGGCTGCGGGACAGCCAGGAGACTATTGCCAGCCTCAagtcccagccccagcagatAAAG TACATCATCAAGACAGTGGAGGTGGAGTCAACCAAGGCGAAGCAGGCCTTGTCAGAGAGCCAGTCCCGAAACCAGtacctgcaggagcaggtggggatgcagaggcaggtgctgaaggagatggagcagcagctgcagaactcCCAGAagacagcagctcagctccGGGCCCAG ATTGCAATGTATGAGTCTGAGCTGGAGCGGGCCCACGGGCAGATGCTGGAGGAGATGCAGGCAATGGAGGATGAGAAAAACCGTGCCATTGAAGAGGCGTTTTCCCGCGCCCAAGTGGAGATGAAGGCGGTGCACGAAAACCTAGCAG GTGTCCGGACCAACCTGCTGACGCTGCAGCCAGCGCTGCGTACCCTCACCCATGACTACAACAGCCTGAAGAGGCAGGTCCGGGacttccccctgctcctccaggaGACCCTGCGGAGCGCCAGGGCTGAG ATCGGCCAGGCCATCGAGGAGGTGAACAACACCAACCGGGAGCTGCTGCGGAAGTACCGTCGAGAGCTGCAGCTCCGCAAGAAGTGCCACAATGAGCTGGTGCGGCTGAAAG GAAACATCCGTGTCTTCGGTCGGGTCCGTCCCATCACTAAGGAGGACGGTGAGGGTCCGGAGGCAGCCAATGCGGTGACGTTCGATGCCAACGATGATGCCGTCCTTCACCTCCTGCACAAGGGGAAGCAGGTGTCCTTTGAGCTGGACAAGGTCTTTCCACCGCAGGCGTCCCAGGAGGAG GTGTTTCAAGAGGTTCAGGCCCTGGTTACTTCCTGCATTGATGGCTACAATGTCTGCATATTTGCCTACGGACAGACAGGGGCAGGAAAAACGTACACAATGGAG GGAACCTCTGCAAACCCGGGGATCAACCAGCgggccctgcagctgctcttctctgagGTGCGGAGCAAGGCATCTGACTGGGACTACGCCATCACTGTCAGCGTGGCTGAGATTTACAACGAGGCGCTCAG GGacctgctggggaaggagccccAGGAGAAGCTGGAGATCAAACTGTGCCCTGATGGCAGTGGGCAGCTCTATGTGCCCGGGCTGACCGAGTTCAGGGTGCAGAGCGTGGAGGACATCAACAAg GTCTTTGAGTTTGGCCATGTCAAGCGGGTGACAGAGTGCACCAACCTGAACGAGCACAGCTCCCGCTCTCATGCTCTCCTCATCGTCACTGTCCACGGCCTCGACCGCAGCACGGGACTGCGCACCACAG GGAAGTTGAACCTGGTGGACCTGGCCGGCTCGGAGCGCGTCGGGCGGTCAGGCGCAGAGGGCAGCCGGCTCCGCGAGGCGCAGTACATCAACAAGTCACTATCGGCGCTGGGGGACGTGATCTATGCCCTGCGCTCCCGGCAGGGCCACGTGCCCTTCCGCAACTCTAAGCTGACCTACCTGCTGCAGGACTCGCTCAGCGGGGACAGCAAGACCCTCATGATGGTGCAG gtcTCCCCCGCCGAGAAGAACACCAGCGAGACACTGTGTTCCCTGAAGTTCGCAGAGAGGGTTCGCTCTGTGGAGCTCGGCCCCATCTCACGCAAGGCTGAGCTGGCGTCCTGGCCCAgtcaggagcagctggaggtaaccaag GGGGACGTGTCAGGGACTGCAATATCCTCCAGCCGGGGCCATGCATCGCCCAGCCCAGGGCCACCCAGTGGCCGTGCTACCTCCATCCGCAGGAAGCTCCAGACCTCAG GGAAGCTGAGGCCAGTCCCTGTGTGA